Proteins co-encoded in one Opitutus terrae PB90-1 genomic window:
- a CDS encoding aspartate carbamoyltransferase catalytic subunit, which translates to MPWTRRHLLTLEELSREEIDQIHATAAAFKRTLSRRVKKVPALRGKTIVNLFLEPSTRTRMAFDMAAKRLSADVISFDAASSSTTKGETLHDTAKNIQALGADMIVIRHAAAGSPLYLSRILDIPVINAGDGAHEHPTQGLLDTFTMKEHLGSLKGRKIVILGDILFSRVARSNIHALTKLGANVTLVGPATLVPHWFTDLGVEVSHDLRTALADAEVVMLLRIQHERQSSGHFPSLGEYTSMFGLNKTRASWLNPKAIIMHPGPINRGVEIDSDLADGDHSVILEQVNNGIAVRMAALYLCAGGQPENVAPIE; encoded by the coding sequence ATGCCCTGGACGCGCCGACATCTTCTCACCCTCGAGGAACTTTCCCGCGAGGAAATCGACCAAATCCACGCCACGGCGGCAGCCTTCAAGCGCACGTTGTCCCGCCGCGTCAAAAAGGTTCCCGCCCTTCGCGGCAAGACCATCGTCAACCTTTTCCTCGAGCCGAGCACGCGCACGCGCATGGCCTTCGACATGGCCGCCAAGCGGCTCAGCGCCGATGTGATTTCCTTCGACGCCGCCAGCAGCAGCACGACCAAAGGAGAAACGCTGCACGACACCGCCAAGAACATCCAGGCGCTCGGCGCGGACATGATCGTCATCCGCCACGCCGCCGCCGGCTCGCCGCTGTATCTCTCGCGAATCCTGGACATTCCCGTGATCAACGCCGGCGACGGCGCGCACGAGCATCCGACGCAGGGGCTGCTCGACACGTTCACGATGAAGGAGCACCTCGGCAGCCTGAAGGGCCGCAAAATCGTGATCCTCGGCGATATTCTTTTCAGCCGCGTGGCGCGCTCGAACATTCACGCGCTGACGAAGCTCGGTGCAAACGTCACGCTGGTCGGCCCGGCGACGCTCGTGCCGCACTGGTTCACCGATCTCGGTGTCGAGGTCTCGCACGACCTGCGCACGGCGCTCGCCGATGCCGAGGTCGTGATGCTGCTGCGCATCCAGCACGAGCGCCAGTCGAGCGGCCATTTCCCGTCGCTCGGCGAGTACACCAGCATGTTCGGATTGAACAAGACCCGCGCGAGCTGGCTGAACCCGAAGGCGATCATCATGCACCCCGGCCCGATCAACCGCGGCGTGGAGATCGACAGCGATCTCGCCGACGGCGACCACAGCGTGATCCTGGAACAGGTGAACAACGGCATCGCGGTCCGCATGGCCGCGCTCTACCTCTGCGCCGGCGGCCAGCCGGAAAACGTCGCGCCGATCGAGTAA
- the pyrR gene encoding bifunctional pyr operon transcriptional regulator/uracil phosphoribosyltransferase PyrR produces the protein MVQPKTIGAREIHAAIERLAAAIAERHGHSRRLLLLGIANGGIELARRLTVRLAQLRPGLAVQSGTIDISFHRDDIGRNPIPKEFAPTHIPGDVNGATVVLVDDVLFSGRTVNAALNELFDHGRPDLVELAILVDRGGRRLPLAADYCALTLEPSADEKVVVRLDPRDPAADVLRVEPAGANRKAAT, from the coding sequence GTGGTCCAACCCAAGACGATCGGAGCCCGGGAAATTCACGCCGCGATCGAGCGGCTCGCCGCCGCCATTGCCGAGCGCCACGGCCATTCCCGCCGCCTCCTCCTGCTCGGCATCGCCAACGGCGGCATCGAACTCGCCCGCCGGCTCACCGTCCGACTCGCGCAGCTGCGCCCCGGCCTGGCGGTGCAGTCCGGCACGATCGACATTTCGTTTCACCGCGACGACATCGGCCGCAATCCGATCCCGAAGGAATTCGCACCCACACACATCCCCGGCGACGTGAACGGCGCTACCGTCGTCCTCGTCGATGACGTGCTGTTCTCCGGCCGCACCGTGAACGCCGCGCTCAATGAGCTCTTCGATCACGGCCGGCCCGACCTGGTCGAACTCGCCATCCTCGTTGATCGCGGCGGCCGCCGGCTCCCCCTCGCCGCAGATTACTGCGCGCTGACGCTCGAGCCCTCCGCCGACGAAAAAGTCGTCGTCCGACTCGATCCTCGCGATCCCGCGGCCGACGTGCTTCGCGTGGAACCCGCGGGGGCCAATCGAAAAGCGGCAACCTGA
- a CDS encoding S8 family serine peptidase translates to MKTHFLRRVLVWLALIGACAAAHPAAAFTAKERTQGFRDDRILAKPKAGLREASDEIESRNGLRLRRSFSRIGNLRVLELGPGESAAAAIRRLRGTGRYEYVEPDHLVRPFAIPNDPSFGEQWSLRNTTTPGADISATTAWDTLSSAANIKVAIIDSGLRQTHQDFAGNLWSNSRGTPGIDATVSSSSSSYYTPTDNSGHGTHVAGIVGAVGNNGLGTTGVAWRAQLMGLKFIPDEEGGSISDEIECIDYAIANGAQVINASFGGETYSSAVFDAMRQARDAGIIIVAAAGNDSSNNDSVSVYPAGYLLDNIVTVASTTRADVLADSSNYGGMVDLAAPGDSILSTSNANDSATKTLSGTSMAAPHVTGAVALLKARFPSDTYRQTINRLLRATTRLPALQGKVQTGGRLNLAQALASTDNRPFNDRFAERAPLSGRNLAVRTSNTGASSETGEPAHAGVGNNNSLWWTWTAPETTEVSFDTTGSAYDTLLAVYTGTTLGGLQQVGANDNASTGGTSSRVVINATANTAYQIAVSSRTIGAGLTALKIASVPANDSFARAAALSGNAVQVTSLNLGASSEPTEPIVSGGAGRTVWYSWVAPSSGVYHLGAFATQIDTIAAVYTGSAVSALTLVASNNNSSTTNTDALVKFSATAGTTYYFQIDHASDDAATGAEFTLTLADSAWEFPANDEITSSPAVGADGTVYFGAGSADKHDIAVYAVASDGTRKWRFNTSGQGIIGGSPAVAADGTVYIGSYDKKFYAINGATGVSRWSYTTESEILCAPAIAADGTVYIRDSAKLYAFTPAGALKWTYTIDAVETGGTYCSPVIGLDGAIYVGSNGGKLYAVTDQGSAAALRWTFTADGDIYTTPAFGADGTLYFGTLKGAFYALTPGAAAPISKWTIKIPAFAGGDTSISSSPALAPDGTIYFAAYDHKLYALNPQSGATKWAYELGDEVRASSPAVAADGTVYVGVYDGFVYGVRADGTLARTFASARRIRSSPVIANNRLYFGSNDAKLHAFELGQSAANSAWPMFQHDAPHTGHARPLGFSITAQPQSQVAVAGSAIALSVGTSGASSVNYQWFKDGSAISGATGATLTLANVQPADAGVYTARASSESTLTTQPAIVGVTITSRVLGNASQVGPDIQHPNGNTYDQFLLEGTAASITADPGQIARISFIDLSDDIVQVEFSGAGTLTVVLENATGPAAPVNYDQPNILYRRGHAHLVLSGANETTHLTVFSVGTLTAVNPALFKTGVTYDGAADLSYLAVLSTDGQCASLRTANASYLAAKGITGIYAPGVRVTGPVYVGDINAADDAMPVLQLGSAGETKITGGDLLQLNNQPVRVSGLTRLQFVDGTTSHNVRLPAQTNRARLEQDGTDVTALLVVNPAP, encoded by the coding sequence TTGAAAACCCATTTTCTCCGTCGTGTCTTGGTTTGGCTGGCGTTGATCGGAGCCTGCGCCGCCGCCCACCCCGCTGCCGCCTTCACCGCCAAAGAGCGCACGCAAGGCTTTCGCGACGATCGCATTCTGGCAAAACCCAAGGCCGGCTTGCGCGAGGCCTCCGACGAAATCGAATCGCGCAACGGCCTGCGGCTGCGTCGCTCGTTTTCGCGGATCGGCAATCTGCGCGTGCTGGAACTCGGTCCCGGTGAATCGGCGGCCGCGGCGATCCGCCGGCTGCGCGGCACCGGCCGCTACGAATACGTCGAGCCCGACCATCTCGTGCGGCCGTTCGCGATTCCGAACGATCCGTCCTTCGGCGAGCAATGGTCGTTGCGCAACACGACCACGCCCGGAGCGGATATCAGCGCCACCACCGCGTGGGATACGCTCAGCAGCGCCGCGAACATCAAGGTGGCCATCATCGATTCCGGACTGCGTCAAACGCATCAGGATTTCGCCGGCAATCTCTGGTCCAACAGCCGCGGCACGCCCGGGATCGACGCCACGGTTTCGTCCAGCAGTTCGAGTTACTACACGCCGACCGACAACAGCGGGCACGGCACCCATGTGGCCGGCATTGTCGGCGCCGTCGGCAACAACGGGCTCGGCACCACCGGCGTCGCCTGGCGAGCGCAATTGATGGGACTGAAGTTCATCCCCGACGAAGAGGGCGGCAGCATTTCGGACGAGATCGAATGCATCGACTACGCCATCGCGAACGGCGCCCAGGTGATCAACGCCAGCTTCGGCGGAGAAACCTACAGCTCCGCCGTCTTCGACGCGATGCGCCAGGCGCGCGACGCCGGGATCATCATCGTCGCCGCCGCCGGCAACGACAGCAGCAACAACGACTCCGTCTCCGTTTATCCCGCCGGCTACCTGCTCGACAACATCGTGACCGTCGCCTCGACCACGCGCGCCGACGTGCTGGCGGACAGCTCCAACTACGGCGGCATGGTCGATCTCGCCGCGCCCGGCGACAGCATCCTCTCGACCTCGAACGCGAACGACTCCGCCACCAAGACGCTCAGCGGCACCTCGATGGCCGCACCGCACGTGACCGGCGCGGTCGCGCTGCTCAAGGCGCGGTTTCCCTCGGACACCTACCGGCAGACGATCAACCGGCTGTTGCGCGCCACCACCCGGCTCCCGGCGCTGCAAGGCAAGGTGCAGACCGGCGGCCGGCTGAATCTCGCGCAAGCGCTCGCCTCGACCGACAACCGGCCGTTCAACGACCGCTTCGCCGAACGCGCGCCGCTGAGCGGCCGCAACCTCGCGGTGCGGACTTCCAACACCGGCGCCTCGAGCGAGACGGGCGAGCCGGCACATGCGGGCGTGGGCAACAACAACTCACTGTGGTGGACGTGGACGGCGCCGGAAACGACGGAGGTGTCATTCGACACCACCGGGAGCGCGTACGACACCTTGCTCGCCGTCTACACGGGGACGACGCTCGGAGGCCTGCAACAGGTAGGCGCAAACGACAACGCGAGCACCGGCGGCACGAGCAGCCGCGTCGTGATCAACGCCACGGCCAACACCGCTTATCAGATCGCCGTCTCGAGCCGGACGATCGGCGCCGGGCTGACCGCGCTGAAGATCGCGAGCGTGCCCGCCAACGATTCATTCGCGCGCGCCGCCGCGCTCAGCGGCAACGCCGTGCAGGTCACCTCGCTCAATCTCGGCGCGTCGTCCGAACCCACTGAGCCGATCGTCAGCGGCGGCGCAGGTCGCACGGTCTGGTATTCGTGGGTGGCCCCGAGTTCGGGCGTTTATCATCTCGGCGCCTTTGCGACGCAGATCGACACGATCGCCGCGGTCTATACCGGCAGTGCGGTGTCGGCGCTCACGCTGGTCGCTTCGAACAACAACTCCTCCACCACCAACACCGACGCGCTGGTGAAGTTCAGCGCCACCGCCGGCACGACGTACTACTTCCAAATCGATCACGCGTCCGACGATGCGGCGACGGGCGCCGAGTTCACGCTGACGCTGGCCGACTCGGCGTGGGAGTTTCCCGCGAACGACGAGATCACGTCCTCGCCCGCCGTGGGCGCCGACGGCACCGTCTATTTTGGCGCCGGCTCGGCCGACAAGCATGACATCGCTGTCTACGCGGTCGCCAGCGACGGCACGCGGAAATGGCGGTTCAACACAAGCGGCCAGGGCATCATCGGCGGCTCGCCCGCGGTGGCCGCGGACGGCACCGTTTACATCGGGTCGTACGACAAGAAATTCTACGCGATTAACGGCGCGACGGGCGTGAGCAGATGGAGCTACACCACGGAATCGGAGATCCTTTGCGCGCCCGCCATCGCTGCCGATGGCACCGTGTACATCCGCGACAGTGCCAAGCTCTACGCGTTCACCCCGGCGGGCGCGTTGAAGTGGACCTACACGATCGATGCGGTCGAAACCGGCGGCACCTACTGTTCCCCAGTCATCGGGCTCGACGGCGCGATCTACGTCGGCAGCAACGGCGGCAAGCTCTACGCGGTGACCGATCAGGGCAGCGCCGCGGCCTTGCGGTGGACGTTCACCGCCGATGGCGACATCTACACCACGCCCGCGTTTGGCGCCGATGGCACGCTCTACTTCGGCACGCTCAAGGGGGCGTTCTACGCGCTCACTCCGGGCGCCGCCGCGCCGATCAGCAAGTGGACGATCAAGATTCCGGCGTTCGCGGGCGGGGACACCAGCATCTCCTCTTCCCCCGCGCTTGCACCCGACGGCACAATCTATTTTGCGGCGTACGATCACAAACTCTACGCCTTGAACCCGCAGAGCGGCGCGACGAAATGGGCCTACGAACTCGGCGATGAGGTCCGCGCTTCGTCGCCGGCGGTGGCCGCGGATGGGACGGTGTATGTCGGCGTCTACGATGGCTTCGTCTACGGCGTGCGCGCCGACGGCACGCTCGCGCGCACGTTCGCATCCGCGCGGCGGATTCGCTCCTCGCCGGTGATCGCGAACAACCGGCTCTACTTCGGCAGCAACGACGCCAAGCTGCACGCGTTCGAGCTCGGCCAATCCGCCGCCAACTCCGCGTGGCCGATGTTCCAGCACGATGCGCCGCACACGGGTCACGCGCGGCCGCTGGGTTTCTCGATCACCGCCCAGCCGCAGTCGCAGGTCGCCGTGGCCGGCTCCGCGATCGCGCTCTCCGTCGGCACCTCCGGCGCCAGCAGCGTGAATTACCAGTGGTTCAAGGACGGTTCGGCGATCTCCGGCGCCACCGGCGCGACGCTGACGCTGGCCAACGTCCAGCCGGCCGATGCGGGGGTTTACACCGCGCGCGCCTCGAGCGAGAGCACGTTGACGACGCAACCCGCCATCGTCGGCGTCACCATCACCAGCCGGGTCCTCGGCAACGCCTCGCAGGTCGGGCCGGACATCCAGCACCCCAACGGCAACACTTACGACCAGTTCCTGCTCGAGGGAACGGCCGCATCGATCACCGCCGATCCCGGTCAGATCGCGCGCATCTCCTTCATCGATCTCAGCGACGACATCGTGCAGGTCGAATTCTCCGGCGCCGGCACGCTGACGGTTGTATTGGAAAACGCGACCGGCCCCGCGGCGCCGGTGAACTACGATCAACCCAATATCCTCTACCGCCGCGGGCACGCCCACCTCGTGCTGAGCGGCGCGAACGAAACGACGCATCTGACCGTCTTCAGCGTCGGCACCTTGACCGCGGTGAATCCGGCGCTCTTCAAAACCGGCGTCACCTACGACGGCGCGGCCGACCTCTCCTACCTCGCCGTGTTGTCCACCGACGGCCAATGCGCGTCGCTCCGCACGGCGAATGCGAGTTACCTCGCCGCCAAGGGCATCACTGGCATCTACGCGCCCGGCGTGCGGGTCACCGGTCCGGTCTATGTCGGCGACATCAATGCCGCCGACGATGCCATGCCCGTGCTGCAGCTTGGCTCCGCCGGTGAAACCAAGATCACCGGCGGTGATCTGCTGCAGTTGAACAACCAGCCGGTCCGGGTCAGCGGACTTACCCGGCTGCAGTTCGTCGACGGCACCACCTCGCACAACGTCCGCTTGCCGGCGCAGACGAATCGCGCCCGTCTGGAACAGGACGGCACCGATGTCACCGCGCTGCTCGTCGTGAACCCCGCCCCCTGA
- a CDS encoding helicase C-terminal domain-containing protein yields the protein MLFDLDQRTASLSVGEFSSFTTGPRDSTGGAQGLWRAQLGTHWHNALREQATAERPETEFEIPITGRIVHHGWTLTLTGRIDQLLRERETITLREIKTVTRDLPTDETELRAAYPDYFAQLAAYLVLARAPANPVGRLLDDQYSVRGELVFVEVASGLAQTVPLTPADDTFFRVQLARVAEFLDLRLRARERLRHLTFRPAFAVPRPGQETTQADLTATFERHPLVLFEAPTGFGKTGVLLEFALGQLRGGHFDRALYLTSKSTGQIQVVRTLSGMTAAPSAAVERATCKVEGPNARSPSGPPTSTSPFNSATGVAATAATPVAVWHVRNKSEHCINATFHCVRDVCSHLVDAEARWATSGLARFYLDEKHPRDLDTLRAAGRAARICPYEITRAALAFNDVWIGDYNYVFAPRNRGLFFEQPGFDPARTLLLLDEAHNLPSRVADAYSHAFRANDAFAVRDELHRTRPHASLVHAWGHWCHFLDHLRSAHSLTADQEDDARDLLGEVAKQVASVPLDLATLGPQVADLLWQIPSLVDELAASDLPRLWWTPQDRELALTCLDAAPAIGATLREFGGVVLASATLTPIDGFAAACGLQGEAPVPPQKTPPAATTPERLGELNKRTTKKLFRQLTSAAELLRVEEAREASQPTLLRAHTPWRDGSYDIACDVRVDTTFQHRTHHYTTTAATIASLHRAARAAGPATPSAASIPAAVPSSGSQPSTLASQLLCPSVAVFFPSYAYADAILREIATIAPELRVALQPRIRDLAAQSAWVEESLRDSQALFLVLGSSFAESIDALGGRVSHALVVGPALPEVNPVQHARLAEATRAGLSRDAAFRRVYQIPGMTKVNQALGRLVRAPGQHAKVLLHCRRFVEPSYASLLAPDYRNGVILRSDADLAAWLAGSATPARPVQP from the coding sequence ATGCTTTTCGATCTCGACCAACGCACCGCCAGCCTGAGCGTCGGTGAGTTCTCCTCGTTCACCACGGGGCCGCGGGATTCGACCGGCGGTGCGCAGGGGCTCTGGCGCGCCCAGCTCGGCACGCACTGGCACAACGCCTTGCGCGAGCAGGCCACCGCCGAGCGGCCGGAAACCGAATTCGAGATCCCCATCACCGGGCGGATCGTCCACCACGGCTGGACCCTCACACTGACCGGGCGCATCGACCAACTGCTGCGCGAGCGCGAAACGATCACGCTGCGCGAAATCAAAACCGTCACGCGCGACCTCCCCACCGACGAGACCGAGCTGCGTGCAGCCTACCCGGACTATTTCGCCCAACTTGCTGCTTACCTCGTGCTCGCCCGCGCGCCCGCCAATCCGGTGGGCCGCCTGCTCGATGATCAATATTCCGTCCGCGGCGAGCTCGTCTTCGTCGAGGTCGCCAGCGGACTCGCGCAAACCGTTCCGCTCACGCCCGCCGACGACACGTTTTTCCGCGTTCAGCTCGCGCGTGTCGCCGAGTTTCTCGATCTGCGGCTGCGCGCGCGCGAGCGGCTGCGTCACCTGACGTTCCGGCCGGCCTTTGCCGTGCCGCGGCCGGGACAGGAGACCACCCAGGCGGATCTTACCGCGACGTTCGAACGCCATCCGCTGGTGCTGTTCGAAGCGCCAACCGGTTTCGGCAAGACCGGCGTGCTGCTGGAGTTCGCGCTCGGCCAATTGCGCGGCGGACACTTCGACCGCGCGCTTTACCTCACGAGCAAATCCACCGGCCAGATCCAGGTGGTCCGCACGCTCAGCGGCATGACGGCAGCGCCGTCAGCCGCCGTTGAACGTGCAACGTGTAAAGTTGAAGGCCCCAACGCCCGGAGCCCGTCCGGTCCTCCCACTTCAACTTCCCCCTTCAACTCCGCCACCGGCGTGGCGGCGACCGCCGCTACCCCGGTGGCGGTCTGGCACGTGCGCAACAAAAGCGAGCACTGCATCAACGCCACGTTCCACTGCGTGCGCGACGTCTGCAGCCATCTCGTCGACGCGGAGGCCCGCTGGGCCACGAGCGGACTGGCGCGGTTTTACCTCGACGAGAAGCACCCGCGCGATCTCGACACGCTGCGCGCCGCCGGCCGCGCGGCGCGGATCTGCCCCTACGAAATCACGCGGGCGGCGCTGGCGTTCAACGACGTGTGGATCGGCGACTACAACTACGTCTTCGCGCCGCGCAACCGCGGGTTGTTTTTCGAGCAGCCGGGCTTCGATCCCGCCCGCACGCTGCTGCTGCTCGACGAAGCGCACAACCTGCCCTCGCGCGTCGCCGATGCCTATTCGCACGCGTTCAGGGCCAACGACGCGTTCGCCGTGCGCGACGAGTTGCATCGCACCCGGCCGCACGCCTCGCTCGTGCACGCCTGGGGCCACTGGTGCCACTTCCTCGACCACCTCCGCAGCGCGCACAGTTTGACCGCGGATCAGGAGGACGACGCGCGCGATCTGCTGGGCGAGGTGGCGAAGCAGGTGGCCAGCGTGCCGCTCGATCTTGCGACGCTCGGCCCGCAGGTGGCGGATCTGCTCTGGCAGATTCCTTCGCTCGTCGACGAACTCGCGGCCTCCGATCTGCCCCGGCTATGGTGGACTCCGCAGGACCGCGAGCTCGCGCTCACCTGCCTCGATGCCGCGCCCGCGATCGGCGCGACGCTGCGCGAATTCGGCGGCGTCGTGCTGGCAAGCGCCACGCTCACGCCGATCGACGGCTTCGCCGCCGCCTGCGGCCTGCAGGGCGAGGCGCCCGTGCCGCCGCAGAAAACGCCCCCCGCGGCAACCACACCCGAGCGGCTGGGTGAACTGAACAAACGCACGACCAAGAAACTTTTTCGCCAGCTCACCAGCGCGGCCGAGTTGCTCCGCGTCGAGGAAGCGCGCGAGGCATCGCAGCCCACGCTGCTGCGCGCCCACACGCCATGGCGCGACGGCAGCTACGACATCGCCTGCGACGTGCGAGTCGACACGACGTTTCAGCATCGCACGCACCACTATACCACGACCGCGGCCACGATCGCCTCGCTGCACCGTGCGGCGCGCGCAGCGGGCCCGGCCACGCCCTCCGCCGCATCCATTCCCGCTGCCGTCCCGTCGTCCGGCTCTCAACCCTCAACTCTCGCCTCTCAGCTTCTTTGCCCCTCGGTCGCCGTCTTCTTCCCATCCTACGCCTACGCCGACGCCATCCTGCGCGAGATCGCCACGATCGCGCCGGAGCTGCGCGTCGCGCTGCAGCCGCGGATCCGCGATCTCGCGGCGCAATCGGCGTGGGTCGAGGAATCGTTGCGCGACAGCCAGGCGCTCTTCCTCGTGCTCGGCTCCAGCTTTGCCGAAAGCATCGACGCGCTCGGCGGCCGCGTGTCGCACGCGCTGGTCGTCGGTCCTGCCCTGCCCGAGGTGAATCCGGTGCAGCATGCGCGGCTCGCCGAGGCGACGCGCGCCGGGCTCTCGCGGGACGCGGCGTTCCGCCGCGTTTACCAGATTCCCGGCATGACCAAGGTGAACCAGGCGCTGGGCCGGCTGGTCCGCGCGCCCGGTCAGCACGCCAAGGTGCTGCTGCACTGCCGCCGGTTCGTGGAGCCCAGTTATGCCAGCCTGCTCGCGCCCGACTACCGGAACGGCGTGATCTTGCGGAGCGACGCGGATCTCGCGGCGTGGCTCGCGGGTTCGGCCACGCCGGCGCGCCCGGTCCAGCCATGA
- a CDS encoding DUF502 domain-containing protein, with translation MSDRSTSKIVTFRTAFFSGLLLLAPLVVTVWAFSKIIDLVGGTFRPLYEHYLPNSLQRIPFFWDLLATIAVLLLVTILGYLSNYVFGKFFLSVIERFIRRIPGIGTVYNSVKQIVATFGTQNKNLFNKVVLVQFPREGLWSIGFLTNKQQAEPQANLGREAWTVFVPTTPNPTSGFLIIVPREHVVELEMSVGDGMKLIISGGAVVPPWPAPVPALPAK, from the coding sequence ATGTCCGACCGCTCGACGTCGAAAATCGTCACGTTCCGCACCGCCTTTTTCTCGGGCCTACTGCTCCTCGCACCGTTGGTCGTCACGGTCTGGGCGTTCAGCAAGATCATCGATCTGGTCGGGGGCACCTTTCGCCCGCTTTATGAGCACTATCTGCCCAATTCGCTCCAGCGGATCCCCTTCTTCTGGGACCTCCTCGCCACGATCGCGGTGCTGCTGCTGGTCACGATCCTCGGCTACCTCTCCAACTACGTCTTCGGCAAGTTCTTCCTCAGCGTCATCGAGCGATTCATCCGGCGGATCCCCGGCATCGGTACGGTCTACAACTCCGTCAAACAGATCGTCGCCACCTTCGGTACCCAGAACAAAAACCTCTTCAACAAGGTCGTCCTGGTCCAGTTCCCGCGGGAAGGGCTCTGGTCCATCGGCTTTCTCACCAACAAGCAACAAGCCGAGCCGCAGGCGAACCTCGGTCGTGAGGCTTGGACCGTCTTCGTCCCCACGACGCCGAATCCCACCAGCGGCTTCCTGATCATTGTGCCGAGGGAACATGTGGTGGAGCTCGAAATGTCCGTCGGCGACGGCATGAAGTTGATCATCTCCGGCGGCGCGGTGGTCCCACCGTGGCCGGCACCGGTTCCGGCGCTGCCGGCGAAATAG
- a CDS encoding immunoglobulin domain-containing protein — MPRVRRWLVLAVTASGLFTGTAPAAPIWDFPQPHPVGDPNVATSVVLRSVIGVYDAAPPPATITVPVTGSVNLSVPLDDREIAAVSWFKDGERLAATGRTLALTKLKATDSGLYTATVQRTVESPMPYSSAFETIRLEVGNPTSCKLVNISSRTTISPANPTLIVGFVVGGSDRITPLKHLLIRAVGPSLVGVGVPQTLAAPQVTLYDARGQKIEWPDVWIPEWDPYRLASVVAPIIGAMPLLPGAQDFAILYSLAPGAYTAHVSSRDGGSGDVLFEVYEVPAELIPVFGEETPTPPKS; from the coding sequence TTGCCCCGCGTCCGTCGGTGGCTCGTTCTCGCCGTCACCGCGTCCGGCCTGTTCACCGGCACCGCGCCCGCCGCGCCGATTTGGGACTTTCCTCAACCGCATCCCGTCGGCGACCCGAACGTCGCCACTAGCGTCGTGCTGCGCTCCGTGATCGGCGTGTACGACGCCGCGCCCCCGCCGGCAACCATCACGGTGCCCGTCACCGGCTCGGTCAACTTGTCCGTGCCGCTCGATGACAGGGAGATCGCTGCCGTGTCGTGGTTCAAGGACGGCGAGCGACTCGCCGCTACGGGTCGCACCCTGGCCCTGACGAAGCTCAAAGCGACCGACTCCGGACTCTACACGGCCACGGTCCAGCGCACGGTCGAGTCGCCGATGCCCTACTCGTCAGCATTCGAGACGATTCGCCTCGAAGTGGGTAATCCCACCTCGTGCAAGCTGGTCAACATTTCGAGCCGCACGACGATCAGCCCCGCCAATCCGACGCTGATCGTCGGTTTCGTGGTGGGCGGCTCCGACCGGATCACGCCCTTAAAACACCTGCTGATCCGCGCCGTCGGTCCGAGCTTGGTAGGAGTGGGCGTGCCTCAGACCTTGGCGGCACCACAAGTCACGTTGTATGACGCCCGCGGGCAGAAGATCGAGTGGCCGGATGTGTGGATTCCGGAATGGGATCCGTATCGTCTGGCGAGCGTCGTCGCGCCCATCATCGGCGCCATGCCGCTGCTGCCGGGAGCGCAGGATTTCGCCATTCTCTACTCGCTCGCTCCCGGTGCCTACACGGCCCATGTCTCCAGCCGCGACGGGGGTTCGGGTGACGTGCTGTTCGAGGTCTACGAGGTGCCAGCCGAACTGATTCCCGTCTTCGGCGAGGAAACGCCGACGCCGCCGAAAAGCTAA
- the ybeY gene encoding rRNA maturation RNase YbeY: MAHRTFSLANHHPRLRFDRREVLRALRWLEAHAAEVRVPQPAFLEGELSLVFLTDVALAQLHASFLDDPTITDVITFEGNPSLGTAGEVCVSADAALRQIGIDPARGTKSRAARRLSVAQQRLFSAEVTLYLVHGWLHLAGYDDLQPMKKRAMRRAEARAMRILRTGPAGIPQFTLA; encoded by the coding sequence GTGGCCCATCGCACCTTCTCCCTCGCCAACCACCATCCCCGACTCCGGTTCGATCGGCGCGAAGTGCTGCGCGCGCTGCGGTGGCTCGAGGCGCACGCCGCCGAGGTTCGCGTGCCGCAACCGGCGTTTCTCGAGGGCGAACTCTCGCTGGTGTTCCTGACCGATGTCGCGCTGGCGCAGCTCCACGCCAGCTTTCTCGACGATCCGACCATCACCGACGTGATCACGTTCGAAGGGAACCCCAGCCTCGGCACGGCCGGAGAGGTGTGTGTGTCCGCCGATGCCGCGCTGCGGCAGATTGGGATCGATCCCGCACGCGGAACGAAGTCGCGCGCCGCCCGCCGGCTCTCGGTCGCGCAGCAGCGGTTGTTTTCCGCCGAGGTGACGCTTTATCTCGTCCACGGGTGGCTGCATCTCGCCGGCTACGACGATCTTCAGCCGATGAAAAAGCGTGCGATGCGCCGCGCCGAAGCGCGCGCCATGCGGATCCTGCGCACGGGACCCGCGGGGATTCCGCAGTTTACCCTGGCTTGA